One Streptomyces sp. P9-A2 DNA window includes the following coding sequences:
- a CDS encoding SCO1417 family MocR-like transcription factor: MAQWTSAVGATQLARLLSSQQDRPAGPGTRRPPAYRALADGIRLLVLEGRVPVAARLPAERELALALSVSRTTVAAAYETLRGEGFLESRRGAGSWTAVPAGNPVPARGLEPLPPEALGSMIDLGCAALPAPEPWLTRAVQGALEELPPYAHTHGDYPAGLPALRATIADRYTARGIPTMPEQIMVTTGAMGAIDAICHLFGGRGERIAVESPSYANILQLMREAGARLVPVAMAEGLAGWDMDRWRQVLREAAPRIAYVVADFHNPTGALADEDQRRRLVDAARSAGTVLVADETMSELWLDPDVEMPRPVCAFDPAGSTVITVGSASKAFWAGLRIGWVRAAPEVIRSLVAARAYADLGTPVLEQLAVNWLFGTDGWERAVEIRRAQARENRDALVGAVRRELPDWQFEVPRGGLTLWVRTGGLSGSRIAEAGERVGVRAPSGPRFGVDGAFEGYVRLPFTVGGAVAEEAAVRLAAAARVVENGGTSGAEAPRIFVA, encoded by the coding sequence GTGGCGCAGTGGACCTCGGCGGTGGGTGCGACGCAGCTCGCCCGGCTGCTCAGCTCCCAGCAGGACCGCCCGGCGGGCCCCGGCACCCGCCGCCCGCCCGCCTACCGGGCCCTCGCCGACGGCATCCGGCTCCTGGTGCTCGAAGGGCGCGTTCCCGTGGCCGCCAGACTGCCCGCCGAGCGGGAACTGGCCCTGGCCCTGTCCGTCAGCCGCACCACCGTGGCGGCCGCCTACGAGACGCTGCGGGGAGAGGGGTTCCTGGAGTCGCGGCGCGGTGCCGGCAGCTGGACCGCCGTCCCGGCCGGAAACCCGGTCCCCGCGCGGGGGCTGGAACCGCTGCCCCCCGAGGCCCTCGGTTCGATGATCGATCTCGGCTGCGCCGCGCTGCCCGCGCCCGAGCCCTGGCTCACCCGCGCCGTGCAGGGCGCTCTGGAGGAACTGCCGCCCTACGCGCACACCCACGGCGACTACCCGGCCGGACTGCCCGCACTGCGCGCGACGATCGCCGACCGGTACACCGCGCGGGGCATTCCGACCATGCCCGAGCAGATCATGGTGACGACCGGGGCGATGGGTGCCATCGACGCCATCTGCCACCTCTTCGGCGGGCGGGGCGAGCGCATCGCCGTCGAGTCGCCGTCCTACGCCAACATCCTCCAGCTGATGCGGGAGGCCGGGGCCCGGCTGGTCCCCGTGGCCATGGCGGAGGGGCTGGCCGGCTGGGACATGGACCGCTGGCGCCAGGTGCTCCGCGAGGCGGCACCGCGCATCGCGTACGTCGTCGCCGACTTCCACAACCCGACCGGCGCGCTGGCCGACGAGGACCAGCGCCGCCGGCTCGTGGACGCGGCCCGCTCGGCGGGCACGGTGCTGGTCGCCGACGAGACGATGAGCGAACTCTGGCTCGACCCGGACGTGGAGATGCCGCGTCCCGTGTGTGCCTTCGACCCGGCCGGGTCCACCGTGATCACGGTCGGCTCGGCGAGCAAGGCCTTCTGGGCCGGCCTGCGCATCGGCTGGGTGCGCGCGGCCCCCGAGGTGATCCGCAGCCTCGTCGCCGCGCGCGCGTACGCCGACCTGGGCACGCCCGTTCTGGAACAGCTGGCGGTGAACTGGCTGTTCGGCACGGACGGCTGGGAGCGGGCCGTGGAGATCCGGCGCGCACAGGCCCGGGAGAACCGGGACGCGCTGGTCGGCGCGGTGCGCCGGGAACTGCCCGACTGGCAGTTCGAGGTTCCGCGGGGCGGGCTCACCCTGTGGGTGCGCACCGGTGGGCTCTCGGGATCGCGGATCGCCGAGGCCGGAGAACGGGTCGGAGTACGGGCACCGTCGGGGCCCCGCTTCGGCGTCGACGGGGCGTTCGAGGGGTATGTGCGGCTGCCCTTCACCGTGGGCGGGGCGGTGGCCGAGGAGGCGGCGGTACGGCTGGCCGCCGCGGCACGGGTGGTCGAGAACGGCGGGACGTCGGGGGCGGAGGCGCCGCGCATCTTCGTGGCGTAA
- the yczE gene encoding membrane protein YczE, with amino-acid sequence MSSHPPRQGHLVRRLFQLYSGLALYGASSALLVRSGLGLEPWNVLHQGLSERTGLSMGVVLTVLGAAVLLLWIPLRQRPGLGTVSNVLLIGAAMDATLMAVPEVHGTVPRVVMTAAGIVLNGAATGLYIAARFGPGPRDGLMTGLHRRTGVSIRLVRTVIEVAVVTTGFVLGGTVGVATLLYAVTIGPLAQLFLRLFSVPPASDGRTVVAARQPPGAILRP; translated from the coding sequence TTGTCCAGCCACCCGCCCCGGCAAGGACATCTCGTACGACGGCTGTTCCAGCTGTACTCCGGACTGGCGTTGTACGGCGCGAGCTCTGCGCTGCTGGTCAGGTCCGGACTCGGCCTGGAGCCGTGGAACGTGCTGCACCAGGGCCTGTCCGAGCGCACGGGCCTGTCGATGGGCGTGGTGCTGACCGTTCTGGGTGCGGCCGTGCTGCTGCTCTGGATCCCGCTGCGCCAGCGGCCGGGGCTCGGAACGGTCTCCAACGTCCTGTTGATCGGCGCGGCCATGGACGCGACCCTGATGGCAGTGCCCGAGGTGCACGGCACGGTCCCGCGCGTGGTGATGACGGCGGCCGGCATCGTACTGAACGGCGCGGCGACGGGGCTGTACATCGCGGCGCGCTTCGGTCCGGGGCCGCGCGACGGGCTGATGACGGGGCTTCACCGGCGTACAGGGGTGTCGATCCGGCTGGTGCGCACGGTGATCGAGGTCGCGGTGGTCACCACGGGCTTCGTTCTCGGGGGCACGGTGGGCGTGGCGACCCTGCTGTACGCGGTGACGATCGGCCCGCTCGCCCAGCTGTTCCTCCGGCTGTTCTCGGTCCCCCCGGCATCCGACGGCCGCACGGTCGTTGCCGCGCGTCAACCACCTGGAGCGATACTGCGTCCGTGA